CCCGCGTACGTGTGGGCGCAGGAGGGGCAGCGGGAGGCCCGGCGGTTGCCACAGGCGACGCGGAGACGGCCGCCGGGCTCGGCCTCCGTGGAGTATCGGCGGAGGGTCTCGCCGGACGTGCGGTCCTTGGCGAGGGACCAGCCGGTCAGATGGATGGGATCGGAGCAGCCGCCGGTGCGATGCACCTGGTCCCGCCAGCGATCGAAGTCGGGGGCGGCGGCGACTCGGAGAACGTCGTGGAGGGTGGCCGGGTCCAGGCCCGCCGCGGTGGCGACGGTGCGCTGATCCATGATGGGTGTTCCTTCCGGTTGAGAGATCGGCGAGGGGTACGGCTCCCGGGCGGCGGATGCTTGGCGGTATCGAGGCCGCCCGGGGGCCGGTCAGCGACGGTGGCGCGGGCGTTTGGCCGGCGACGCGAGCAGCGAGCGGACGACAAGGGCGCAGACGGCGACCGATGCGGCGGTGACGGCGGTCGCGAGGAGCATCGAGACCAGGACCGTGCCGACGACCAGGACGACGGCGGTGCCGGCGCCGATGACGGCGAGCGCGGTGCCGGGGGTGATCTGGACGGTGGGCCGCTGGGCAACCGGAGGCGGGGACGACTGCATGGGCTCAACGGCGGTCGGCTGGACGACGGCGGGCGGGGTGACGAGACCGGTCGGCGTCGGCATGGTCGGGATCTTGGGTCGGAGCATGGGGTGGTTCTCCCTTCCGGGTCAGGTCACTTGGAGATCGCGGTGTCGATGACGGGGGCCAGCAGACTGTCGGCGAGGAGGAAGCCGCCGAGGAGGATCACGGCGACGAGCCACCAGGGCGGGCGGATCAGCTTGAAGCCGAGGACGCCGACGACGAGCAGTACGAACCAGAGCGGGACATCCACGGGCGGTATCCGTTCAGTCGGAGATGCGGCAGCGGTGGGTGCGGGCGGCGAGCTGGGCGGCGGAGGAGCTGGAGTAGTCGGAGGACCAGCCGCAGCGGTCGGCGGTGCAGACGGCGGCGTATTTGGTGCGGCCGTGCCGGTCGCGGTGGGTGCCGATCTGCACCGGGCCGATCCGCATCACGGAGTGGAAGTGGTCGCGAGGGGACATGGCGTTCTCCGTTCTGATCAGGTGAGTTGGGCGGCGATGGCGTCCGCCATGGGCGCGGGGACGCCGAGGCGGGCGCGCAGGGTGTCGGTGTCGATGGGGTGGCCGGTCCGGGTGCGGTGATCGGCGGCGACCTTGCGGGCGTGCTCGACCAGGGCGGCGGGGACAGGCACGGCGGGCGGGGCTGCCGGCGCGGGCGGAGTGGGCTCCAGCTCGGCGACGGCATCGGACTCGGGGACGCGTTCCGGGCCAGCCGGCGTCTCTCCGATCGGCTCCGGCTCGACCATGGAGTGGGTCTCCGAGACCGTCGGCGCCGGTGAGTGTGCGAGGAGCGTGCCGCCGAGGAACGCGACCGCGGGCCACCCGGCGATGCCGAAGCGCAGCCAGCCGGGTGGATGGGCGAGGTCGAGGAACCCGGCGGTGGCGACGTTTGCGCCGAGCGAGGCGAACAGGGAGACCAGGAACCAGCACCAGGCGAGCCGGGACGAGCCGTCCGAGCGGAGGCGGCGCCAGGCGGCGACCAGGAGCAGGTCGACGGAGATGGGGTAGGCCCACGCTTTCCATCCGGTCTGCCCGGCAGCGGCGGCCAGGTCGTGCAGGTGGGCGAAGGACAGCGCACCGGCGATCAAGGCTTGGACCAGCACGGCGTCGACGCGGAGCTTGCTGGTCATGTCGGCACCTCCTTTGCGGGGCGTTCTGGGCATGGCGGGGTAGGGACGTGGCGCGTGATGCGGTCGCGCCGACCGAGTGGGGCGGGGAGGGTCAGGCGGTAGCCGGGGACTCGGCGGACGCCGGGGCCGGAACCTTGACCGGGTGCGCGGGCGGCTCGACGGCGGGCCGGAAGGCGGCGAGGCCGGGCAGGTCCGGGACGAGGTGCGCGTACTTGTTGCAGGCGTTGACGGCCGTACGGAGCGAGGTGTGCGGCGTACGGATGCGGGCCCAGCCGCCGGAGGCGTCGCCGGTGATCGCAAGGCCGGGCGAGTCGACGGGGATCTGGACGGTGGCGAGGACGGCGTCCGGCGCGATGTCGCCGAAGGCCATGTTGGCGCTGGTCTCGTCGTTGACGCGGTGGGCGGTACGGACGCTGAGCTGAGCGCGGAGCATGGTGATGCCCTTGCCGAGTTCAGAGCCGAATCGCTGCCCGCAGATCTCCAGGTAGATGCCGGCGGCGCGACCGAGCTGGGCGAGTCGAGCAAGTGCGGTGATGATCCGATCCCGCCGCTTCTCCTCCTCCTTCGTGGCGAAGAGGGCGAGTTCGGCGACCTCGTCGACGAGGACGACGACGGGAACGGGACGAAGGTGGTCGGGCAGGTCCCAGATGTCGGCGGCGATGTCGGCGTCCGGGGTGTCTGCGGTGATGCGCTGTTCGGCGCGGATGAGCTGGTAGACGCCTTCCATGTGCGCGATCAGTGCATCGAGTAGCTCGGCGGCGGTGTCGGGGTTGTCAGCGAGAGCGGAGAAGCGACGAGCAAGCGGGAACAACTCAACCCCTTGCTTGCAGTCGATCCCCACCAAAGCCACGTCCTGGGAGGCGAGTTCGGCGACCAGGTTCCGCTGGTAGACGGACTTCCCGGACTTGGTGGCTCCGATCGTGAGGGCGTGCGGGGTGGTGCGGTAGTCGCGGTAATGAACGGCACCGTCCTCGCGCAGAGCGACCGGCAAGCGCATGGTCGAGCGCTCGACGCCGACGGGCATCTGAACCCGCTTGAGTACGTCGTATCCGGTCATCCGCAGTTCGACGACGCCGGAGCGGATCTCCCGCGAGGCCACGCCGTGCATGCCGAACGAGTGCCGCAGCCGGTCGCACGAGGCAGCCACGTCGAAGGCGTCCTGTCCGGGCCGGAGCCCCAGCCGTAAGACGAGGCCGGTCCGGGTGGGCCGAAGCCGCAGGATGCGCGGCGCCCGGGGCTCCGGCACGGGCCGGTTGGCCATTCGGGCGATGGCGAGACGCCACCGGGGCGGAGGAACGGTCAGCCCGCAGGCGTCCATGACCGAGGAGTACCGGCCCAGAACCCGAAGGGCGGCGAGTACGACCCCGAAGGTCAGCCAGTACCAGGCGGGCCGCCGCCACCGCAGGAAACCGGCGAAGGCGACGACGATCACCACGGCGGAGACGATCAACCACTCCATGATCAGGCAGCCTTCGGGGTCGCCGCGCTGCCGACGAGCGAGGTGACCGCGACGGCGCGAAAGGCGATGCCGTGCCGACGCTGGCCGTTGAACTCGTTCTCCCAGGGCCGGGCGATCAGGCCAGTGACCGCGACCGGGGTGCCCATGACGAGGTCGGCGGAGACGCCGGTCTCCGGGACGGTCACGGTCAGGATCTCGACCTCGCCGTTCGCGGCGAACATCACGTCCACGGTCGACAGCGCGGCGCCGGTTTCGGCGTCCATGGCGCGCTCGCCGGTGCGACGGTCCTTCACCTTGGGCTGCGGGGGCTGGGCGACCATCACGGAGGCCGCGGAGGTGTCGACGGGGATCTGACGCACAGAGATCACTCCTCTAGAAGTGCTGGACTCCGTCACTCATCTATATGAGTGACATGAAGAAGAGTGCCCGACTCCTATACATGAGTCAACCCGCCCAGACGAAGAAGTCCGAGCGGGTTGAGGAGAGTTGACCGCGCGTCAGTCGGCGGCAGGGATCCGATACTCGAAGACGAACTGGTCAGCGGCCATGAGGGTGTCGCAGACCTCGACCACCCGCCCGGTCTTGGTGACGGCGTTCCGCAGCAGGTGAACGACGGGGGCCCCGGGGCTCAGGGCGAGTTCAGAAGCCTCAGCCTTGGCGGCCGGCCGAGCCTGCAACGTCTCGACGAACTCAGTGAAGACGTGCCCGTCGTCCTCCAGCCGGGCGTAGATGCCGCCAGGGCCGGGGTTCTCGGAAAAGAGCTGAGGGATGTCCTTAACGACGTCCCACGGGAGGTAAGAGGAGGCAGTCTCGACGGGAACGCCGTTACGGAAGTACAGCCGCCGCCGCGCGAGCACCTGCGTACCGGCGTCGACGCCCAGCCGCTCGGCGATGTCCTCCGGCGCTTCCATCGGCCCGATGTAGAGGACGCTCACCTTGGCGGTGGCACCGGACTGCGCGGACTCAGCAAGGTATGCGGCCTTCCCCCCACGTCGATGCGAGGCCCGAAACCGATCCGACGACCGCAGCCGCACGGGCGGCCGGTCCTTCACGATCGACCCCTTGCCGTGCCGCGTCTCCACAAGCCCGCTCGCACGAACCTCAACCATCGCCTTACGGATGGTCCCGCCGGCGACGCCGTAGCGCTCGACAAGCTCGGACTCGCTCGGCACCAGGTCCCCAGGCTTGAGAACCCCAGCCTGGATCTGCTGAACAATCTCCTCGGCGATCTGGACGTACCGAGGTACGGACCGACCACCTCCTACTGGAGTTCCCACAGTCTTTCCCACTCTCCTATGCTCCTGTACATGAGTAACAGCGCCCGAGAGACGACGTCAACGCCACTGCACTCCGTGTCCGTCGCGGGCGCAGTCGTACGCGAAGACGGCCGGCTCCTGGCGATCCGTCGCGCGGACAACGGCACCTGGGAACTCCCGGGCGGAGTCCTCGAACTCACGGAGGCCCCCGAAGAGGGTGTGGCCCGCGAGGTCTGGGAGGAGACCGGCATCCGGGTAAAGGTCGAGGAACTGACCGGCGTCTACAAGAACACGGCCCGAGGCATCGTGGCGCTGGTCTTCCGCTGCAAGCCGTCCGGCGGCGAGGAACGAACCTCCACGGAGTCGACCGCGGTCGAGTGGCTCACCCCGGAAGAGATCACCGCCCGAATGACCGAGGTCTACGCGATCCGCCTCTTGGATGCCCTTGACGAAGCAGGCCCTCACGTCCGAAGCCACGACGGCCGTCGGCTTGCCGCACAGCAGTAATCGTGGAACCGGTGCGAACGATGAGCCGCGAGGAAGCCATCTCCCTGGTTCAGCGCCTCATGGCCGCCGAGGAGACCAGCGAGGCAGAGCAGGACCAGATGCTGGAGGCCCTTGAACGCGGCCTGGTCTGCCCTCACATCAGCGACTACATCTTCTGGGCCCCGCCGAGTTGACCGCCGAGCAAGTCGTAGACAAGGCCATGGCCTACCGCTCGATCGCCCTGTGACCCCACAGGACTGATGCGGTAAGAGTTTCCCTACTTCATCAAGGCACCCGCCGCGCACGGCGCGGCGCGCGCGGCCCGTCGCCCGGGCCTGCGCTCCTGTCTGACGCCCCGCTCCAGCCCGGGCGCCGTCCGCACGCCTGACAGCTCGGGTTGATAGGTGACGAACCCACGATGGGGCCGAGGCGGTACGCGGGTGCGGCTCGGGACGATGCCTCCGGCGGGGGCGCTCAGGCTCCGGGATGGAGGGGCCCGCGGGCGGGTGCCGGCCGGTGGGTTGTAGCGGTGAGGGCTCCCATCCCGTCTGCCGTCGACCCAGGCAGAGCCGAGCAGACACGGCACCGGGCGTCCAGGTCGTTCGTACAGTGGCGCGCTCCACCTGGACGCCCGGCACCGCGCCTGCTCCACGGTGTGTGGGCCGACGGCAGACGGGATGGGAGCTGGGGGCGGGTTCGGCGGGGTTGCTTTTCGGCCATCTTTAAAACTTACGGTAGGTAAGCCAATTGAGTCTTCCTTCTACTTTTCTCGAGGAAAGTAGAAGGAGCTAGGGTCGAATGTCCGTTATTTCGTAACTCAACGTAGCTGTAAACTATAGTTTACAGCTGAGAGTTGCCGGTGGCGTCGCGGTTGCACCCTTCGACAGTCAAGGCCTTGCTACCGTCCGGAGGCAAGAAAGTGCCCCCGATCGCGAGTGCTTGGCGGCGCGTGCGATCGAGGGCCTTAAGCCATTGGAGGCTCACATGAGTGTCACCCTAAACCCAGGGGCGCTGTCAAACCCCATGCCCAAGCCGTGGGTCGTCGGGGTAATCGTCATCGTGCTGGTGATCTCACGCTCAGCCGCACAGATCGCTGACGCTTACGCGAGTGCCCTTGCTCTGACATCTGCGTTGGCAGGTCTTGGCGCGACAGCGACATACCGCAACCACCGCAACCGCGCCTGACTGCACGTGGCCACGCAGGCCGTTGAAGCAGCCGGCATGACCGGTGCTGACCGGCCTGGCTAGAGCTACGGATCAGTCAGCTGCACAACGAAGAGGCGGCTCGGCTTCGGCCGGGCCGCCTCAGTTTCCGTCTCGTTCATCTCCGTCCGGGGCCATCCAGGGGAGGGAGCGAGAAACCGATTGAGGACGGCAGCCAGCCGACCCTGAATGCACGTAAACGTCCAGGAACCCACCCCTGACCGGTACCCACAGACTTGGAAAGCGCGTAGGTCAACGGCAAACAAGAGACGTTCAATCAGATGGCGGGCGCGGTGACGCGGCGACGCTCTTTAGTCAGCTCTCGCCAATCAAAGAAAGCTTGTCTATGTACCCATCGAAAAATGTCTTGGCTGCAGCACACCGGTTAGATACGGGGGCAAAATCAAGCTCCATATCTGCCCCCAAAAGCGGCGAGAGATCCAGGAAGATGGGTATCTGCAATCCTTCAAAAAGCAGGGCTGTAATCGAAAGGACCCAGGCGGCATCGTAGTAGTCGACTGTACTACCCGTGCGATGACGAAAAGTACCTCTCCGATCAAACAATGAAGCCGCTGCTGCCGCACCAGCATGCACCGAATGATTCATTGTCAGGTATGCATGCCGCCAGTCGCGGTTGCCCACAGATTCATCTATGTCACGAAACGTGACCTGCTTGGCAGTGCCATCACCAATTGCAGGGATGGCCCACCCGTAAGGCTTGAAGTAGCGATCACCCCAGGCGGAGCGAATCGCTTCTTCCAAGCCAGGTGTCCCATCGAACGGATCCCCTTCAGCGCTCCCCTGCAAGTCACGTCGCGCCTCAACGAGCCCAGAGAGGCTATACCGCTCCGTAAGAACATACGGAGGTTCATCGCTCAAAGAGAGGAAAGCAAGAGTAGTAGTCAACTCATAAAGACTCCGCGCCCGTGAATGCGCCCCCTTGATGAATCCATGCCGAACAAGGAGGAGAACCTCTGACACCAGAGTGCAGCCGCGGGCATGGAGTCCGAGGAAGGTTAGTGCACGAACGGCAGGCCCGCCAAGCGTATTGGGGGCGTTGATCGAGTTAGCCAGGAGTTCATCGCTGCCTTTATTGAGCACCAGCCAACGCGCAAATGATTCGGAAGCATCCCTGTTACCTGTTTCCGCCAGGATCACCGCCTCTTCCAAATCCCTAAATCCAACACCCAATTTCTTCAGGTGCGCGCGCTCTGCATGCCTTTTTTCGTGAAACCGTCGAATCTTACCGCGTTTCAAAGCCTTGCGGGCAGCCCGTGTAACGTCAGGGGCGATCCGCTCAATATCCCTGACGAGCGTGTCTTGAGCCTGGTCAATGATGACCTGCCACTCTTCGAGGGTGCGGCGAACCTCTCCGTCATCCCCTGTAATGATCTTGACTTGCTCATCCTGAAGGTCGTCGAACCTGCTCATGACGAGTTGAACCCCCACTCCGATGCCAGCAAAGCCTTTCAGGATCCGGCCTTGCACCCTGAAGCGCAACCAGTTTCAGCAGACTCGGCGGACCAGCAAGGCCAGGAGATTGCGACTGATCCCACGCGTCGCGGGAGCGCGCTCTGACCGCATGAGAGCCGGCAGCACGAGCAGCCGCACCTAGGCAACACGGCCTATTCGTGGACTGCCACAGCAGGACAAGAGCGCTTGATCCGGCTGACCAGCACAAAATCCTGGAACGCACGCGCCCTCCGGAGTCGTGTGTCGTGGGCGGCATCATGGTCTCCATGACTTCCAGACCCGTCCGTGGCCCAATCGAGAGCACCCACGTCACGGTGACGGATGGTGCCGCGCTCGTTTTCACGTGGGACGCGGACTCACGTATCGAGGTGCGGAACCTCGGGAGTGAGGTTGTCATCGAGGCGAATGCCGCGGGCCTCAGGACGCTGGCTGGGCACCTGCTCGTACTGGCCGGCGAAGGCGTTTCCGACGGAGCGCACCTGCACCTCGAAGACAGCAACGGGCTAGAGGACGGGTCCGTCGGCTTGGTGCTGGAGCGGAGCGACGAGGAGTAGCACGTTCAGCGCGTAGGTCTCTCGGCCCGGTGGAGGCGGTCTCCCCACTGCGGTATGTGGCATGCCAAGTAGGGTGCCGCGCATGACCACTTCTCCGGATCACGTCGTCAGCAGAGAGGATCTGGCGTCCTTCGTCCTCTCTCTGCACCGCAGCTATGTCGACGGCGGCGAGTCGTGGGACAACGCAGACCTTGCTGGGTTCCTGGAGGCATTGGCCGCATGGATTGACGACTCGGACAGTTGGTACCGCAACACCGGCCGCGAGCTGCCGACCGAAGGTGACTGGCGCTTCTTCGCCCAAGCGCTCCAAGCGGCAACGATGTACGAGTAGCCACGGTTCTTGCCGTGTCAGAGCACCAAGCAGAGCAGCCTCGGACGTGATCCGGGGCTGCTCTGTCGTTGGATGGGCTGTTGCTAGCCGAAGGCCGCAGCCTGCAGTTGAGGGCCCTCGTTACCTTCCTCGCGGGTGGTGACGTTCGCTGCCGGCAGGCGGTGGCCGCGGCTTGTTGCTACACGGAGTGCATCCTGGAGGGCTTCCGTCAGGTCCATTGATAGGCGTCGGAGGTCCTCCGGGGCGATCGTCTCGGCTCGGAGGACCTCCGCTGCGTGTGCCACGAGGTCGGCTGCCAGGTTGAGTTGGATTGCCTCGGTGGTGTCAGCGAGGCGGGACAGGTGGCTGCCTTCGTCGTTGGTGCTTAGGTAGCAGGGTTTGCCGTCGGGGCCCGCCCAGGGCAGGAGTCGGAGTTCGTCGTGGTGCGTCATCCTTCTTGCCCTTTCTCGGCGGGTGGGTTGCGGGTGATGAAGAGCGCGTCGGCACGGTCGCTGGGGAGGACTAGGAGGGCAGCTTCCAGCACACGGCCTGTGGTGTCGGTCGACACGCGGGTGATGGAGAGGACGGCCAGGGTTGCGCTGATGCGGAGCATCGAGGCTTCCTCGGGGGTTGGCAGGCGGGCGCTGATCTGGTCTTGGCTCTGTTCCGCGGCGGATCGGTGCCAAGAGGGCTTGGCTGGCGCCGGGTCACGCGGGACGTATATGCGGGTCAAGCTGTGCGGGGACTCTCCCTGGTGGGTGAGGTAGAGGAACTCCGTCAGCGGCGTGCGCGCGGGGACTTTGAGCAGGGAGATCAGGTCTCCGTGTGCTCGGAGGTTGGTGGTGCGGGTTGTGACGTGGAGGTCCGTGTCCGGGATGAGGCGGCCTCCCGTGTACGTGAGTCTGCGGAGCGGGCCGCGGACGTAGTTGCCCTTGCCGTGGATCTTCTCGATCAGGCCCTCGGCCTGGAGGAGTGCGAGGGCGTTGCGCAGGGTCGGGGTGCTGACCTTGTAGTGCGTAGCGAGGCGGGGTTCCGAGAGAAGGCGTTCGCCGGCCTTGAGGTGGCCCGTGGTGATCTGGGTTCGGAGGTCGGCGGCGATGGTTTGGTGGAGGGACGGCATGGGAGCGGTCACCACCTTCTGAGCACGCGTACGGCGATCAGGCGCGTACGGGTGTGCATCGTGAGGAGTTCGCCCGACTCGAAGAGGAGGCGTTTGGCGCCTCCGGGGAGTTGGCGGAGGTCGGCTACTCGGCACGGTTGGCCGCCGATCTGGATGACGTCTCCGCGCTGCACGGTGGCCGTAGTGATCTCGACCGGGGAGGCGAGTGCGCCACCGGCGGGGAGGCCGTTCATGAGGCTGCCTCCGGTGATGCGGCCGTGGAGTGGCAGGGGCAGGTGCATGCCTCGTAGATGACCGGGATGCCGATCGGTGCCGTCTTTGGGGAGGAGTGTGCACAGTCGCGGTGGGTGCCGATACGGCATGAGGTGGACCGGTAGGGCGTGTTCGCCGTCCGGGGGACGCCCGTCATCCGTGTACCTCCGCCGGCGCGAAGCAGGTGTGGGCGAGGTGGCCGTGTGCGGTGGGCTTCGAGTGCTGCCTTGTGCGCTGTTCGCTGGCCAGGATGTACGGGCGAACGAGGGCGGTGTCCTCGCCCCTAAGGACGTCTCTGCAGTCACGCAGCTGTCGCAGGAGCAGTGTTGGTGCGGTGGGTGGGATGAGGTGGGCGAGCGGGGGGCCGGTGGGCCTTAACGTCTGACGGTTGCCCGGCCTTTGGGACCATCGCTCCCTGGTGCGCGCGATGGCGCGGCGGATACGGTTGAACATGCTGATCAGCTCCTATCGCTGACGGCCAGGTCCCCGGACATCGCCCGTCGCGGGGACCGCTTTATTCACGGCGGCCCATAGGGTGCGGCCGCCCAGGCTGGTGGCGAGGAGACCGAATCGGTCAGCCGCAGCCACGACTTCCAGGACCTCCCGCCATGTCTCGGCGGGGAGGGTTTCCGGTACCTCCGCTTCGATCGACGTGTGTCTGGTGTGTTCCAGCACGCGTGTGGTCAGTCCGATGGCGGACAACCGGGCGGCGAGGGCCTCCGCGCTTACTTCTGGAGCAGGCACAGGAAGCCTCCGTCACCGATAGTCA
Above is a genomic segment from Streptomyces sp. NBC_00094 containing:
- a CDS encoding SpdD-like protein; amino-acid sequence: MLRPKIPTMPTPTGLVTPPAVVQPTAVEPMQSSPPPVAQRPTVQITPGTALAVIGAGTAVVLVVGTVLVSMLLATAVTAASVAVCALVVRSLLASPAKRPRHRR
- a CDS encoding mobile element transfer protein — encoded protein: MSPRDHFHSVMRIGPVQIGTHRDRHGRTKYAAVCTADRCGWSSDYSSSSAAQLAARTHRCRISD
- a CDS encoding DUF2637 domain-containing protein translates to MTSKLRVDAVLVQALIAGALSFAHLHDLAAAAGQTGWKAWAYPISVDLLLVAAWRRLRSDGSSRLAWCWFLVSLFASLGANVATAGFLDLAHPPGWLRFGIAGWPAVAFLGGTLLAHSPAPTVSETHSMVEPEPIGETPAGPERVPESDAVAELEPTPPAPAAPPAVPVPAALVEHARKVAADHRTRTGHPIDTDTLRARLGVPAPMADAIAAQLT
- a CDS encoding FtsK/SpoIIIE domain-containing protein, with translation MEWLIVSAVVIVVAFAGFLRWRRPAWYWLTFGVVLAALRVLGRYSSVMDACGLTVPPPRWRLAIARMANRPVPEPRAPRILRLRPTRTGLVLRLGLRPGQDAFDVAASCDRLRHSFGMHGVASREIRSGVVELRMTGYDVLKRVQMPVGVERSTMRLPVALREDGAVHYRDYRTTPHALTIGATKSGKSVYQRNLVAELASQDVALVGIDCKQGVELFPLARRFSALADNPDTAAELLDALIAHMEGVYQLIRAEQRITADTPDADIAADIWDLPDHLRPVPVVVLVDEVAELALFATKEEEKRRDRIITALARLAQLGRAAGIYLEICGQRFGSELGKGITMLRAQLSVRTAHRVNDETSANMAFGDIAPDAVLATVQIPVDSPGLAITGDASGGWARIRTPHTSLRTAVNACNKYAHLVPDLPGLAAFRPAVEPPAHPVKVPAPASAESPATA
- a CDS encoding GntR family transcriptional regulator codes for the protein MGTPVGGGRSVPRYVQIAEEIVQQIQAGVLKPGDLVPSESELVERYGVAGGTIRKAMVEVRASGLVETRHGKGSIVKDRPPVRLRSSDRFRASHRRGGKAAYLAESAQSGATAKVSVLYIGPMEAPEDIAERLGVDAGTQVLARRRLYFRNGVPVETASSYLPWDVVKDIPQLFSENPGPGGIYARLEDDGHVFTEFVETLQARPAAKAEASELALSPGAPVVHLLRNAVTKTGRVVEVCDTLMAADQFVFEYRIPAAD
- a CDS encoding NUDIX hydrolase, with protein sequence MLLYMSNSARETTSTPLHSVSVAGAVVREDGRLLAIRRADNGTWELPGGVLELTEAPEEGVAREVWEETGIRVKVEELTGVYKNTARGIVALVFRCKPSGGEERTSTESTAVEWLTPEEITARMTEVYAIRLLDALDEAGPHVRSHDGRRLAAQQ
- a CDS encoding DUF5677 domain-containing protein yields the protein MSRFDDLQDEQVKIITGDDGEVRRTLEEWQVIIDQAQDTLVRDIERIAPDVTRAARKALKRGKIRRFHEKRHAERAHLKKLGVGFRDLEEAVILAETGNRDASESFARWLVLNKGSDELLANSINAPNTLGGPAVRALTFLGLHARGCTLVSEVLLLVRHGFIKGAHSRARSLYELTTTLAFLSLSDEPPYVLTERYSLSGLVEARRDLQGSAEGDPFDGTPGLEEAIRSAWGDRYFKPYGWAIPAIGDGTAKQVTFRDIDESVGNRDWRHAYLTMNHSVHAGAAAAASLFDRRGTFRHRTGSTVDYYDAAWVLSITALLFEGLQIPIFLDLSPLLGADMELDFAPVSNRCAAAKTFFDGYIDKLSLIGES
- a CDS encoding GntR family transcriptional regulator; translated protein: MPSLHQTIAADLRTQITTGHLKAGERLLSEPRLATHYKVSTPTLRNALALLQAEGLIEKIHGKGNYVRGPLRRLTYTGGRLIPDTDLHVTTRTTNLRAHGDLISLLKVPARTPLTEFLYLTHQGESPHSLTRIYVPRDPAPAKPSWHRSAAEQSQDQISARLPTPEEASMLRISATLAVLSITRVSTDTTGRVLEAALLVLPSDRADALFITRNPPAEKGQEG